One stretch of Candidatus Baltobacteraceae bacterium DNA includes these proteins:
- a CDS encoding Bax inhibitor-1 family protein → MFLQQQQRPTYQPPGYAVSTPGLLGQVLGITAVGFIFTAIAAYMFRDVSPGVGFFAMIAGFVLLFVMSAVRRNQATALLLFYVFTFLWGIGIAPTITRYVTTIGPDVVFDAAATTALGMLCLGLIAFTFSFDWRRLSSFAFGALTALVIVGLVSIFFHFIQPATYDWMVLGVFTLLTLVDFARIRAGGGGFTAVDLAISIYLDAINIFLALLELIGMRRSRD, encoded by the coding sequence ATGTTTCTACAGCAGCAACAGCGTCCGACATATCAGCCGCCGGGTTACGCAGTCTCGACCCCAGGCCTTCTTGGGCAGGTGCTCGGGATTACCGCCGTCGGCTTCATTTTCACGGCAATCGCCGCGTATATGTTCCGGGACGTTTCGCCGGGCGTCGGATTTTTTGCGATGATCGCCGGCTTTGTGTTGCTTTTCGTCATGTCTGCCGTACGCCGCAATCAAGCAACCGCGCTGCTGCTGTTTTACGTGTTTACGTTCTTGTGGGGCATCGGCATCGCGCCCACGATCACGCGCTACGTCACGACGATCGGCCCGGACGTCGTCTTCGACGCCGCCGCAACGACGGCGCTTGGCATGCTTTGCTTGGGGCTGATCGCGTTCACGTTCAGCTTCGACTGGCGTCGATTGTCGTCGTTTGCCTTCGGCGCGCTTACTGCGCTCGTCATCGTCGGGCTCGTTTCGATTTTCTTTCACTTCATTCAGCCGGCGACGTACGACTGGATGGTGCTCGGCGTATTCACACTCTTGACGCTCGTCGACTTCGCACGAATTCGTGCCGGAGGCGGCGGCTTCACGGCGGTCGATCTCGCCATCTCGATCTACCTCGACGCGATCAACATCTTCTTGGCGCTCCTCGAGCTCATTGGGATGCGCCGGAGTCGCGACTAG
- a CDS encoding metalloregulator ArsR/SmtB family transcription factor, whose amino-acid sequence MRYSFQAEFFKALSHPLRIRVLEALRQGPVSVNELRERLGVEQSTLSQQLAVLRSRRLVVTQRSGTTIRYQISDPAIWRLLDSAREIFENQLVTVQTEIEDLRQASRQAG is encoded by the coding sequence ATACGATATTCCTTCCAAGCGGAGTTTTTCAAAGCTCTTTCTCACCCGCTCCGCATACGCGTACTCGAAGCGCTCCGGCAGGGACCGGTCAGCGTGAACGAGCTGCGCGAGCGATTGGGAGTCGAGCAGTCGACCCTCTCGCAACAATTAGCGGTATTGCGCTCGCGACGGTTGGTGGTGACGCAACGCAGCGGAACGACCATCCGCTACCAAATCAGCGACCCCGCGATTTGGCGATTACTCGACTCTGCACGCGAGATTTTCGAGAATCAGCTCGTCACGGTGCAAACGGAAATCGAAGACCTGCGGCAAGCCTCGCGTCAGGCCGGCTGA
- the purF gene encoding amidophosphoribosyltransferase produces MCGVVGVFAPGRDAARLAYFALYALQHRGQESAGIAVSDGGKMVSHAEMGLVGAIFDEDILSKLTGYLAVGHTRYSTSGGSIVVNAQPLLEQSTIGEFVFAHNGNLTNDDELRRQLSPALTLVATSDSEVFAKSIVDGDGESMVDRIAEVMSRADGAYSCVIGTERELFGFRDAWGIRPLCLGKFEEGGYVIASESCALATVGATYMREIEAGEIVHVDADGGLHSHVTSRKEPPALCVFEYIYFARPDSKLQERSFYKSRHELGRQLAREHPADADVVMAVPDSAIPGGIGYATESGLPYVEGLIKNRYIGRTFIAPDQGMRSQGVALKFNPILENLQGQRVVVVDDSIVRATTTPRIVKLLRDAGATEVHVRVTSPPIINPCYLGVDMATHEELIAANLTVEQIRQKIGADSLCYLSIEGLVSATGRTSGEFCLGCLNGKYPRIPELTAV; encoded by the coding sequence ATGTGTGGCGTGGTAGGCGTTTTCGCACCGGGGCGAGACGCGGCTCGGCTCGCCTATTTTGCGCTATACGCCTTGCAGCACCGTGGCCAGGAATCGGCCGGGATCGCCGTCTCCGACGGCGGCAAAATGGTATCGCACGCCGAGATGGGGCTCGTCGGCGCGATCTTCGATGAGGACATCCTCAGCAAGCTGACCGGCTATCTCGCCGTCGGGCACACCCGGTACTCGACTAGCGGCGGATCGATCGTGGTCAACGCGCAGCCACTGCTCGAACAAAGCACGATCGGTGAGTTCGTCTTCGCGCACAACGGGAACCTCACCAACGACGACGAGCTGCGCCGACAACTCTCACCCGCGCTGACGCTCGTCGCTACCAGCGATTCCGAAGTCTTCGCAAAGTCGATCGTCGACGGCGATGGGGAATCGATGGTCGACCGGATTGCCGAGGTCATGTCGCGCGCCGACGGCGCTTACTCGTGCGTAATCGGTACGGAACGCGAGCTCTTCGGCTTCCGCGACGCGTGGGGAATTCGTCCACTCTGCCTCGGAAAATTCGAGGAGGGCGGCTACGTGATTGCTTCGGAGTCGTGCGCGCTGGCTACGGTCGGTGCGACCTACATGCGCGAGATCGAGGCGGGCGAAATCGTCCACGTCGACGCGGACGGCGGCTTGCACTCACACGTGACGTCGCGCAAAGAGCCGCCGGCGCTCTGCGTGTTCGAGTACATCTACTTCGCGCGTCCCGATTCGAAGCTCCAAGAACGCTCGTTCTACAAGTCCCGTCACGAATTGGGCCGTCAACTGGCTCGCGAGCATCCCGCCGATGCCGATGTCGTTATGGCTGTTCCGGACAGCGCTATCCCGGGCGGCATCGGGTACGCGACCGAATCCGGACTACCGTACGTCGAGGGTCTCATCAAGAACCGTTACATCGGACGCACCTTCATCGCGCCCGATCAAGGGATGCGCAGCCAAGGCGTCGCGCTGAAGTTCAATCCGATCTTGGAGAACTTGCAGGGCCAACGTGTCGTCGTGGTCGACGATTCGATCGTGCGTGCAACGACGACGCCGCGCATCGTCAAGTTGCTGCGTGATGCGGGCGCCACCGAAGTACACGTACGCGTAACGTCGCCACCGATCATCAACCCGTGTTATCTCGGCGTCGACATGGCGACGCACGAGGAGTTGATCGCAGCAAATCTGACCGTCGAACAGATCCGTCAGAAGATCGGCGCGGATTCGTTGTGCTACCTAAGCATCGAAGGACTCGTCTCTGCGACGGGCCGTACCAGCGGCGAGTTTTGTCTCGGTTGCCTCAACGGGAAGTATCCGCGGATTCCTGAACTGACCGCGGTATGA
- the purD gene encoding phosphoribosylamine--glycine ligase has product MLVVGGGGREDALSWALSRSQSIETVFAAPGNAGTATRGENWDIVATDGKAIASRARDERIDLAVLGPESSIAAGVGDRLRELGIAVFGPSRSAGRLESSKIFAKRFLERHKVPTARARVAHSLPQALTIIDEWPNLEIVIKADGLAAGKGVVVAPDVKDASAVVADWFANAGVPGGGTDILLEERLEGREVSVFAICDGRAMLPFAAACDYKRVGDGDIGPNTGGMGAYSPPAGFPGDYIDIVRREIIAPVLNGLHQDREEYIGVLYFGLMWTADGPKVLEFNARFGDPETQALIPRLQGDFARLLHSAATGALEADAARIAGDACVCVTLVTEDYPAVSKPASGLPVYLDLPSSALAFWGSSKKVDGAVNAGGGRVLTIAETGPGISEARARAYEAVARVAKQLAPVVRLSYRSDIAKDV; this is encoded by the coding sequence GTGCTCGTCGTCGGCGGCGGGGGGCGCGAGGATGCGCTCTCGTGGGCGCTGTCGCGTTCGCAGTCGATCGAAACCGTCTTTGCGGCGCCCGGTAATGCCGGCACGGCAACGCGCGGCGAAAACTGGGATATCGTCGCGACCGACGGCAAAGCCATCGCAAGCCGGGCCCGCGACGAGCGCATTGATCTCGCCGTCCTTGGACCGGAAAGCTCGATCGCTGCCGGCGTCGGCGATCGTTTGCGTGAACTGGGCATTGCCGTCTTCGGTCCAAGCCGCTCGGCAGGGCGGCTCGAGTCGAGCAAGATTTTCGCGAAGCGCTTTTTAGAGCGCCACAAAGTTCCAACCGCGCGCGCACGCGTCGCGCACTCGTTGCCGCAAGCATTGACGATCATCGACGAGTGGCCGAACCTCGAGATCGTCATTAAAGCCGATGGGCTTGCTGCGGGGAAGGGCGTCGTCGTCGCGCCCGACGTCAAGGATGCTAGCGCCGTCGTCGCCGATTGGTTCGCAAACGCCGGCGTTCCGGGCGGCGGCACGGATATTTTGCTCGAAGAGCGACTCGAAGGACGCGAGGTCTCGGTCTTCGCGATTTGCGACGGGCGTGCAATGCTGCCGTTTGCCGCAGCCTGCGACTACAAGCGCGTCGGCGACGGCGATATTGGACCCAACACCGGGGGAATGGGCGCGTATTCACCGCCCGCGGGATTTCCGGGCGACTACATCGACATCGTTCGGCGCGAAATCATCGCGCCGGTGTTGAACGGTTTGCATCAAGATCGCGAAGAGTATATCGGCGTCTTGTATTTCGGTTTGATGTGGACCGCAGACGGGCCGAAGGTCCTGGAATTTAACGCACGTTTCGGCGATCCCGAAACGCAAGCGTTGATCCCGAGATTGCAAGGTGATTTCGCGCGTCTGCTGCATAGCGCCGCAACCGGCGCCCTCGAGGCCGACGCCGCGCGCATCGCCGGCGATGCATGCGTGTGCGTAACGCTCGTGACCGAAGATTATCCGGCGGTCAGCAAGCCCGCAAGCGGTCTCCCCGTATACCTCGATCTCCCGTCGAGTGCACTAGCCTTTTGGGGAAGCTCGAAAAAGGTGGATGGCGCCGTCAACGCCGGCGGCGGCCGCGTTTTGACGATTGCCGAAACGGGTCCGGGCATCAGCGAAGCGCGAGCGCGTGCCTATGAAGCAGTAGCGCGCGTCGCGAAACAGCTGGCGCCGGTTGTGCGCCTGAGCTATCGCAGCGATATCGCGAAAGACGTGTAG
- a CDS encoding DUF6600 domain-containing protein, whose amino-acid sequence MRLLARLLSFGTAAALVSGALLALPTAVSAQQAPDVAYVSNMSGNVAITRGDSGNAEAAAINAPLMVGDYLSTDGSARSEVQFDSGHVLRVAPNTQVRFDEMDGNGDSVQLASGSVGVGIVRPMGTYEQVETPSVTVRPREMGFYRVDVNSQGVTSITVRSGDAAILLPQGAQQLTPGSTMEVWGDPSNPQYRFVGPVASNSFDQWNVARDDSFQQTAYQDVPSWMPGAYDLSGYGSWQQYPGYGNVWIPNDVAANWTPYSSGRWVWEPYYGWTWVDNDPWGYAPFHYGRWFFDNNANHWAWVPGPAAAPVQTWSPALVAFIGFNSGGFNFGLNLVDNVGWVPLAPSEPIYPWWGNSAYGNYNVAYNAYSPTYYRNARYGGGRALRWVGRANFASGRYTSFQSVPSRYYAHAAIVRRALPIAPETSAMRYSARTTAVHPAQTRTFHAFRTTPHAPATFAQQRKQVVSYQSHVHITATHTAPRPIAAPAQHFTAPQRHTAPAQHAAPQAQHFTAPQRHAAPAQHAAPQAQHFTAPQRHAAPAQHAAPQAQHFTAPQRHAAPAQHAAPAAPVRHYTAPVQHAAPQVHHAAPAAPVRHYTAPVHHAAPQVQHVAPAPVQHVAPHYAAPPVQRPAPVRPVPHYAPPAPVQHYAAPVQHAAPAPRVAPVQHAAPAARPAPAHHAPPKQQDQNK is encoded by the coding sequence ATGCGGTTACTAGCTAGACTTCTCAGCTTCGGAACGGCGGCGGCGCTCGTCTCCGGCGCATTACTTGCGCTGCCAACTGCCGTCTCCGCGCAACAAGCGCCTGATGTCGCGTACGTCAGCAACATGTCCGGAAACGTCGCGATCACGCGCGGCGACTCGGGTAACGCCGAAGCAGCGGCGATCAATGCGCCGCTGATGGTGGGCGACTACCTTTCCACTGATGGGAGCGCACGCTCCGAAGTCCAATTCGATTCCGGTCACGTCTTGCGCGTCGCTCCGAATACGCAAGTCCGATTCGACGAAATGGACGGGAACGGTGACTCCGTACAACTCGCATCGGGTTCCGTCGGGGTCGGTATCGTTCGACCGATGGGAACGTACGAGCAAGTTGAAACGCCGTCCGTTACCGTCCGTCCACGCGAGATGGGATTTTATCGCGTCGACGTCAACTCGCAAGGCGTAACGTCAATCACGGTACGCTCCGGCGACGCCGCCATTCTCTTGCCGCAAGGCGCGCAACAGCTCACACCCGGCAGTACGATGGAAGTGTGGGGCGACCCGAGCAATCCGCAGTATCGCTTCGTGGGACCGGTTGCGTCGAATTCGTTCGATCAGTGGAACGTCGCGCGCGATGACTCATTCCAGCAAACCGCATACCAAGACGTTCCGAGCTGGATGCCCGGCGCATACGATCTTTCCGGCTATGGTTCGTGGCAGCAGTATCCGGGATACGGCAATGTCTGGATTCCGAATGACGTCGCCGCAAACTGGACGCCGTATTCTAGCGGCCGTTGGGTTTGGGAACCGTACTACGGTTGGACCTGGGTCGACAACGATCCATGGGGTTACGCGCCGTTCCATTACGGGCGCTGGTTCTTCGACAACAACGCAAACCACTGGGCATGGGTCCCTGGCCCAGCCGCCGCTCCCGTGCAGACCTGGTCACCGGCACTCGTTGCCTTCATCGGTTTCAATTCCGGCGGCTTTAACTTCGGTTTGAACCTCGTCGACAACGTTGGCTGGGTACCACTCGCACCGTCTGAGCCGATTTATCCGTGGTGGGGCAACTCGGCCTACGGCAACTACAACGTCGCCTACAACGCGTACTCGCCAACGTACTACCGCAACGCCCGTTATGGCGGTGGACGCGCACTCCGCTGGGTTGGACGCGCCAACTTCGCAAGCGGTCGTTACACGAGCTTCCAATCCGTTCCGAGTCGTTACTACGCACACGCCGCGATCGTTCGCCGCGCACTTCCGATCGCACCGGAAACGTCAGCGATGCGTTACTCGGCTCGCACGACTGCGGTCCATCCGGCGCAAACACGAACGTTCCACGCGTTCCGCACCACGCCGCATGCTCCGGCAACGTTCGCGCAGCAACGTAAGCAAGTCGTGAGCTACCAAAGTCACGTCCACATCACGGCTACGCACACGGCACCACGACCAATCGCGGCGCCAGCGCAGCACTTCACGGCCCCGCAGCGTCACACCGCTCCGGCGCAACACGCAGCTCCGCAAGCGCAGCACTTCACGGCTCCGCAGCGTCACGCCGCTCCGGCGCAACACGCAGCTCCACAAGCACAGCACTTCACGGCTCCGCAGCGTCACGCCGCTCCGGCGCAACACGCAGCTCCACAAGCACAGCACTTCACGGCCCCGCAGCGTCACGCCGCTCCGGCGCAACACGCAGCACCGGCTGCTCCCGTGCGCCACTACACTGCTCCGGTCCAGCATGCGGCACCGCAAGTGCACCATGCAGCTCCGGCTGCTCCCGTGCGCCACTACACTGCTCCTGTTCATCATGCAGCACCGCAAGTGCAACACGTAGCGCCGGCACCAGTGCAGCATGTAGCGCCGCATTACGCCGCGCCGCCGGTTCAGCGACCTGCGCCGGTACGACCGGTTCCGCACTACGCGCCTCCGGCTCCGGTGCAACACTATGCAGCACCGGTGCAACACGCAGCGCCTGCACCCCGCGTAGCTCCGGTTCAGCATGCGGCGCCTGCAGCGCGGCCGGCTCCGGCGCATCACGCTCCGCCGAAGCAACAGGATCAGAACAAGTAG
- a CDS encoding leucyl aminopeptidase — protein MQVTVSGDLARSVSSGALVVPVFSDKKLEGAAADVDPKLGGVIAAALADGEHQGKNNEVALFHTSGTTDLGVRRVLVVGLGERSKFQPWQLAHYAGTAVRYLGKRNVHDIAITLPYEVKDAAMAASFLVEGAFVATIDTTIYRKEQERPIDVRNLTIVAGALDRNALTTGAKHGQIIGKSVNFTRRLALTPGNDMTPRVLSDRAEEIAKKNDLGFDSLDEDRMKDLGMGALLGVSQGSSQPARLIVLTYDGDPSSKERIALVGKGITFDSGGISLKPPDNMHEMKYDMSGGAAVIGAMRAIGKLRPKINVIGLVPASENLPGPDATKPGDVHRAMNGKTIEIINTDAEGRLVLADALAYATMKLGATRLIDCATLTGAMVISLGHAAAGAISNDDEFVDSFLEVANTTGERYWRLPLYDDYLTATKSEIADLKNTGGRPAGSLTAAAFLREFVDGKPWIHLDIAGTAYTDKDQAFQAKGPTGLPLRALVAFVEAAATASAPKEPAFEQIPISV, from the coding sequence ATGCAAGTAACGGTTTCGGGTGACCTGGCGCGGAGCGTTTCCTCCGGTGCCCTTGTGGTCCCAGTCTTCTCCGATAAAAAACTCGAAGGCGCAGCCGCCGACGTCGATCCGAAGCTCGGCGGCGTCATCGCTGCAGCGCTCGCCGACGGCGAGCATCAAGGCAAAAACAACGAAGTCGCGCTCTTCCATACGTCCGGTACAACCGATTTGGGCGTGCGTCGCGTTCTTGTCGTCGGTCTCGGCGAACGCAGCAAATTCCAGCCTTGGCAGCTCGCGCATTACGCGGGCACCGCGGTTCGCTACCTCGGCAAACGCAACGTGCACGACATCGCGATCACGCTTCCCTACGAAGTCAAAGATGCTGCGATGGCGGCTTCTTTTCTGGTCGAGGGCGCATTCGTTGCGACGATCGATACAACGATCTACCGCAAGGAACAAGAGCGTCCGATCGACGTCCGCAATCTCACAATCGTCGCTGGCGCGCTCGACCGCAATGCGCTCACTACGGGCGCAAAGCACGGACAGATCATCGGCAAGTCCGTGAACTTCACGCGACGCCTGGCGCTCACGCCAGGCAACGACATGACGCCGCGCGTGCTCTCCGATCGCGCCGAAGAGATCGCCAAGAAAAACGATCTCGGGTTCGATTCGCTCGACGAGGACCGGATGAAAGATCTCGGCATGGGCGCACTGCTCGGCGTCTCGCAAGGCAGCTCGCAGCCCGCACGCTTGATCGTGCTAACGTACGATGGGGATCCGAGTTCCAAAGAACGTATCGCCCTCGTCGGCAAAGGCATCACGTTCGACAGCGGCGGCATCTCACTCAAGCCTCCCGACAACATGCACGAGATGAAATACGACATGAGCGGCGGTGCGGCTGTAATCGGCGCGATGCGCGCGATCGGCAAGCTGCGTCCGAAGATCAATGTCATCGGTCTCGTTCCGGCAAGCGAAAATCTGCCTGGACCTGACGCAACCAAACCGGGCGACGTCCATCGCGCGATGAACGGAAAGACGATCGAGATCATCAACACCGATGCCGAGGGCCGATTGGTCCTCGCAGATGCGCTTGCATATGCGACGATGAAGCTCGGCGCAACCCGCCTTATCGATTGCGCCACGTTGACGGGCGCAATGGTGATCTCGCTTGGCCATGCGGCTGCGGGAGCGATCAGCAACGATGACGAGTTCGTCGATTCGTTCCTTGAAGTTGCAAACACCACAGGCGAGCGTTATTGGCGTCTTCCGTTGTACGACGATTACCTCACCGCAACGAAGAGCGAGATCGCCGATCTGAAGAATACCGGCGGTCGCCCGGCAGGGAGCCTTACGGCGGCCGCGTTCTTGCGCGAGTTCGTCGACGGCAAGCCGTGGATACATCTCGACATCGCCGGCACGGCGTACACGGACAAAGACCAAGCGTTTCAAGCCAAAGGTCCGACCGGGCTTCCGTTACGTGCGCTCGTTGCGTTCGTTGAAGCCGCTGCAACCGCAAGCGCGCCGAAAGAACCGGCGTTCGAACAAATCCCCATTTCCGTTTAA
- a CDS encoding NAD(P)-dependent oxidoreductase yields MKLAVTGAAGTIGTRLCEDLSRDNDVVRIDIVGPSPVDVLKLEELERAVRGCETLIHLAGVVKVKASWDETRENLEGTYNAFEAARRAGCKRVIFASSNHAVGMYEVDLAPGVYEAASGTLLTNDVPFRPDGLYGVWKCFGENLGRYYSDEYGMHVACLRIGGIRTEDTPTPGDVKNEATWLNISDENKRRRMRAIWMSHRDLARLVRAIIVSNVPYGVVYGVGDNATRFWDLEAGRALYGFWPVDGVK; encoded by the coding sequence ATGAAGCTTGCGGTCACTGGCGCGGCGGGTACCATCGGCACCCGCTTGTGCGAGGATTTGTCGCGCGACAATGATGTCGTGCGCATCGACATTGTAGGCCCATCACCGGTCGACGTGCTGAAACTCGAGGAGCTGGAGCGGGCGGTCAGAGGTTGTGAGACGCTTATTCACTTGGCAGGCGTCGTCAAAGTAAAAGCCTCGTGGGACGAGACGCGCGAAAACCTGGAAGGCACGTATAACGCTTTCGAAGCAGCGCGCAGGGCTGGTTGCAAACGCGTGATCTTTGCTAGCTCGAATCACGCGGTCGGCATGTACGAAGTCGATCTTGCGCCGGGCGTCTACGAGGCTGCGAGCGGAACGCTTTTGACGAATGACGTTCCGTTCCGCCCCGACGGTCTCTACGGCGTATGGAAGTGCTTCGGCGAGAATCTCGGCCGCTATTATTCGGACGAGTACGGAATGCACGTGGCATGTCTTCGCATCGGCGGCATACGTACGGAAGACACGCCGACGCCGGGCGACGTAAAGAACGAAGCGACGTGGCTGAACATCAGCGATGAAAACAAACGCCGCCGGATGCGTGCGATCTGGATGTCGCATCGAGATTTGGCGCGGCTCGTGCGCGCGATCATCGTCAGCAACGTTCCCTACGGCGTCGTTTACGGCGTGGGCGACAACGCCACGCGGTTTTGGGATCTCGAAGCGGGACGCGCACTGTACGGATTTTGGCCGGTTGACGGCGTGAAATGA
- the purM gene encoding phosphoribosylformylglycinamidine cyclo-ligase, with translation MDRATDAYAAAGVDISAGNAAVSLYKQLTGGWKHPDQIGELGAFNGLFRLPGDPEQALVASTDGVGTKILIAALLRRYNSVGADLVNHCVNDILVANATPLFFLDYVAVGKLIPEMAAEIVAGIHNACRENQTALLGGETAEMPGLYKPGEFDLAGTIVGIVRLADLPRTDSVTAGDAIIALPAIGLHTNGYSLARTLVPEDEWGALLPDAGVTFADALLAPHPSYLQAVNAIRAVAHVKAMSHITGGGLLENVPRTLPASCKAIFEQTRWQVPPLMRELVRRGELSHEDRYRTFNMGIGYTLTVALSEAPKALAAAPGAFVAGWIEARGEGEPAVVVHPARER, from the coding sequence ATGGATCGCGCGACTGATGCGTACGCCGCGGCGGGCGTGGATATCTCCGCCGGGAACGCTGCGGTTTCGCTCTATAAGCAGCTGACGGGAGGCTGGAAGCACCCCGATCAGATCGGGGAGCTGGGCGCATTTAACGGGCTCTTTCGCCTACCCGGTGACCCAGAGCAGGCGCTCGTTGCGTCAACGGACGGAGTCGGGACGAAGATCCTCATCGCCGCACTGTTGCGGCGTTACAATTCCGTTGGCGCCGATTTGGTCAATCATTGCGTTAACGACATTTTGGTCGCAAACGCGACGCCGCTGTTTTTTCTTGACTATGTCGCAGTCGGCAAGCTCATTCCGGAAATGGCGGCTGAGATCGTAGCCGGCATACACAATGCCTGCCGCGAGAACCAGACGGCGCTGCTCGGCGGCGAGACCGCCGAAATGCCGGGACTCTACAAGCCCGGCGAATTCGATCTTGCCGGGACGATCGTCGGCATAGTGCGTCTGGCCGATCTACCACGCACCGATAGCGTTACAGCCGGCGACGCGATCATCGCGCTGCCTGCGATCGGCTTGCATACAAACGGGTACTCCTTGGCGCGGACGCTGGTGCCGGAAGACGAGTGGGGCGCCCTATTGCCGGATGCCGGCGTGACGTTCGCTGACGCGCTGCTCGCGCCGCATCCGTCGTATCTACAAGCCGTTAACGCAATTCGCGCCGTCGCGCACGTGAAGGCGATGTCGCACATAACGGGCGGCGGTCTGCTCGAGAATGTTCCGCGAACGTTACCCGCGTCGTGTAAAGCGATCTTCGAACAAACACGCTGGCAAGTTCCACCTTTGATGCGTGAACTGGTGCGACGTGGCGAGCTTAGTCATGAAGATCGCTATCGCACCTTCAACATGGGGATCGGATACACGCTGACTGTTGCGCTCAGTGAAGCGCCGAAAGCGCTGGCGGCTGCGCCGGGCGCGTTCGTCGCGGGGTGGATTGAAGCGCGAGGCGAGGGTGAGCCTGCGGTCGTGGTGCATCCCGCCCGTGAGCGCTAA
- a CDS encoding NAD(P)-dependent oxidoreductase: MSLTGESVLFIGTGNMGGPMATHLLDAGVQLAVADLSERALEPFAARGVPTATSAADLPGEVVITILPTDKHVREALLGSGGAIGKRKRAIVIEMTSAAPTATKRLAAELQDMGIPLIDAPVSGGVRGAKGAKLTTMVGGDEKLFERYRPLLALMCNNIRHVGPVGSGHTLKALNNFLSGVSLWATCEALLIGAKAGLDLQTMVDVIKTSSGQTNALDTKIVMSVLPRTFDYGFSMRLISKDVSIAARLARELDVPAPVLAQAEENWMLAKSQLGEDADFSAVMRLLETWADYELPKT; the protein is encoded by the coding sequence ATGAGTCTAACCGGCGAGAGCGTTCTTTTCATCGGGACCGGGAACATGGGCGGCCCGATGGCAACGCATCTGCTCGATGCCGGCGTGCAGCTCGCGGTCGCGGATCTCTCAGAGCGCGCGCTCGAGCCCTTTGCGGCGCGTGGCGTGCCGACGGCGACGAGTGCGGCCGATCTTCCGGGCGAGGTCGTCATCACGATTCTGCCAACCGACAAACACGTTCGCGAAGCGTTGCTCGGAAGCGGCGGAGCCATCGGGAAACGCAAGCGTGCGATCGTTATCGAGATGACCAGCGCCGCACCGACCGCGACGAAACGGCTGGCGGCCGAGCTCCAAGATATGGGCATTCCGCTCATCGACGCACCGGTAAGCGGCGGCGTACGAGGCGCGAAGGGTGCGAAACTGACGACGATGGTCGGCGGCGACGAGAAGCTCTTCGAGCGCTATCGCCCACTCTTAGCGTTGATGTGCAACAACATTCGGCACGTCGGTCCGGTCGGCAGCGGGCACACGCTCAAAGCGCTCAACAACTTTCTCTCGGGCGTGTCGTTGTGGGCGACATGCGAAGCGCTCTTGATCGGTGCGAAAGCCGGGCTTGATTTGCAGACGATGGTCGACGTGATCAAAACGAGCTCCGGACAAACGAACGCGCTCGATACGAAGATCGTCATGAGCGTGTTGCCACGGACCTTTGATTACGGCTTCAGCATGCGTCTCATATCGAAGGACGTCTCGATCGCTGCGCGGCTTGCGCGCGAGCTCGACGTCCCGGCTCCGGTCCTCGCCCAGGCTGAGGAGAATTGGATGCTTGCGAAATCTCAGCTTGGCGAGGACGCGGACTTTTCTGCGGTCATGCGGCTTCTCGAAACCTGGGCCGATTACGAGCTACCCAAGACCTAA